In Rutidosis leptorrhynchoides isolate AG116_Rl617_1_P2 chromosome 2, CSIRO_AGI_Rlap_v1, whole genome shotgun sequence, one genomic interval encodes:
- the LOC139892472 gene encoding E3 ubiquitin-protein ligase SIS3-like, translating to MTIKGIDFKWYDGFFLSMLATSIIIIAINWNHYIQCTHPLHIWIVVDYATVFMFRLLMFVDNGLAAGMGLDFGPQQRHARFCGRVAVLSVLCLVLYPFLWAWTIIGSLWFCNSRDCLPEEGQKWGFLIWLFFSYGGLICLAGMSMRMWLRRRQAHSLRAQQGIPISEYGVLVDMIRVPDMAFENAAGQELRGMRQDADTYHPGLYLTEAEREAVEALIQELPKFMLIAVPTDCSECPICLEEFHVGNEVRGLPCAHNFHVGCIDEWLKLNVKCPRCRSSVFPNLDLSALSTITVAPGPGPNHATTRYMRSQPSSQSYLLRMQGYLRPVNTGNVDSGSGNSLETAENGGQPPESQNVHARVLPEG from the exons atgacaATCAAAGGCATAGATTTCAAATG GTATGATGGTTTTTTCCTTTCAATGCTTGCCACTAGCAT AATAATCATTGCAATAAACTGGAATCATTATATTCAGTGTACACATCCATTGCATATATGGATAGTG GTTGATTACGCCACAGTTTTTATGTTTCGCTTGCTGATGTTTGTGGACAATGGACTCGCTGCGGGAATGGGATT GGATTTTGGCCCGCAACAGAGACATGCTCGTTTTTGTGGAAGAGTTGCAGTATTATCTGTTTTATGTTTGGTTCTCTATCCTTTTCTCTGGGCATGGACCATTATCGGCTCTCTATGGTTTTGTAACTCAAGAGATTGT TTGCCTGAAGAAGGTCAGAAATGGGGATTTCTTATATGGTTATTTTTCAGCTATGGTGGACTCATCTGCCTTGCTGGAATGTCAATGAGAATG TGGTTAAGAAGAAGGCAAGCTCATTCACTACGTGCTCAACAGGGAATTCCTATTTCAGAATACGGG GTTTTGGTTGACATGATACGTGTACCTGATATGGCATTTGAAAATGCTGCCGGACAAGAGTTGCGAGGAATGAGGCAAGATGCGGATACATATCATCCTGGACTTTACTTGACTGAAGCCGAG AGAGAAGCGGTGGAGGCACTCATCCAAGAGCTTCCAAAGTTCATGCTGATAGCTGTTCCTACTGACTGTAGCGAGTGTCCAATTTGTTTGGAGGAATTTCATGTAGGAAATGAG GTTCGTGGGCTTCCATGTGCTCATAACTTCCATGTGGGATGCATCGATGAATGGCTTAAGTTGAACGTCAAATGTCCTCGATGTAGGTCTTCTGTGTTTCCAAATCTTGACCTTAGTGCACTTTCCACTATCACTGTTGCCCCGGGACCTGGGCCAAATCATGCAACAACTCGTTACATGAGAAGTCAACCATCTAGTCAAAGCTATCTGTTGCGAATGCAAGGTTACCTCCGGCCAGTTAACACGGGAAATGTAGATTCAGGATCTGGCAACTCACTAGAAACAGCCGAAAACGGGGGCCAACCACCTGAAAGTCAAAATGTGCACGCAAGAGTATTGCCTGAAGGCTAG